The Candidatus Aramenus sp. CH1 genome includes a region encoding these proteins:
- a CDS encoding FkbM family methyltransferase: protein MKSLYHQIIYNLKRIRDYQKIYSNWFDVILQRRRRKERIFVKLKDGSSGLCNTKYVGALVDLIELVSDLDPMKLHFQGDQLYYGSVRLITDTPGSIILSALSWIKKDNYWYYPRYNVKFLEGNEFVLFETFVEEQYNVDVNGEVVDVGANIGDSSIYFAIKGAKKVLAFEPLPSVYQVALENVKLNKLENVITLVNAGVGSSDGVIKVPSTIDLDESGGFHVSGQGDAEVPVYSLKRIRGMVKDPYLLKMDCEGCEVDVILNSEDIDFEKIIFEHHAFLTNVPYKRLTRKLEEEGYACGKPRQIHDPNYVDPNYVGVITCEKRR, encoded by the coding sequence ATGAAATCACTATATCATCAAATAATATATAACCTTAAGCGTATCAGAGATTATCAAAAAATCTATAGTAACTGGTTCGACGTAATTCTACAGAGAAGAAGAAGGAAAGAAAGAATTTTCGTAAAACTGAAAGACGGTAGTTCTGGACTATGTAACACAAAATACGTAGGAGCACTGGTTGACTTGATAGAGCTGGTTTCAGATCTAGATCCAATGAAGTTACATTTTCAAGGTGATCAGTTATATTATGGTTCAGTAAGGCTAATAACTGATACTCCTGGCTCAATTATACTTAGCGCCTTAAGTTGGATTAAAAAGGATAATTATTGGTACTATCCAAGATATAACGTAAAATTCCTAGAAGGTAATGAATTTGTTTTGTTTGAAACCTTTGTCGAAGAGCAGTACAATGTTGATGTAAATGGTGAAGTTGTGGACGTTGGGGCAAACATAGGCGATTCTTCTATTTATTTCGCGATAAAGGGAGCTAAGAAGGTTCTAGCTTTCGAGCCTCTACCCTCAGTGTATCAAGTGGCTTTAGAAAATGTTAAACTAAACAAATTGGAAAACGTTATAACGCTCGTCAACGCCGGGGTAGGATCTAGCGACGGAGTAATAAAGGTACCTTCAACAATAGATTTAGACGAGAGCGGTGGGTTTCACGTCAGTGGGCAGGGTGACGCAGAAGTTCCAGTATACTCCTTGAAGAGAATAAGGGGGATGGTTAAGGACCCTTACCTGTTAAAGATGGACTGTGAAGGATGCGAAGTTGACGTTATATTGAATTCAGAAGATATAGATTTCGAGAAGATAATTTTCGAACACCACGCTTTCTTAACTAATGTTCCCTACAAGAGGTTAACAAGGAAGCTAGAGGAAGAAGGATATGCATGTGGAAAACCTCGTCAAATACATGATCCCAATTATGTAGATCCCAATTATGTAGGAGTGATTACTTGCGAGAAAAGACGATAA